The following nucleotide sequence is from Candidatus Zixiibacteriota bacterium.
AGGTCAGTTTTTCCAGTTCACGCTGCATTCCTGGCTACCTGCTCATTATCCTCTCTAACACCAACTCTGTCTCTTTAGCCGATATTTCATCCCCTTCCAGGCGATACTGATTAATATCGCGAATCAGATACTCCAGGTCTTCCGGATGCTCCACGGCGTACCATATCTCCATCTCCGACCAGGAAAGACCTTTCTCCTTGAAACTGTTGGCGACTTCGGCATAAATATTGGGAGAGCGCCAGTCAAACGACGCCAGCTCCACATGGTATTTATTGGACATCCCTATCAGGTAATACCGCCCTTCCACGGTTGGACCGAAGACGGCATCAGACTTTTTGAGAAGTTTCAGCGCCATCCGCAGAAGATTCTCTTTCAAAGTCGGCGTCCTGCTTCCGATGAAGAGGACATGCCGGTAACCGTCATTAAAACATTTCTCAAAAGCGGCTTCCATCTTCCTCCCCCATCTCTCCTGGGGCAGAGCCGTAATACGCAAACCGTTGGAGAGCACTTCCGCTTTCTTCCCTTTCAGTTTCTTGGAAAGATAATTGAGGACCGTGTTAACCGATTTTTTTGTCTCCGGGAAGTCAGCATAGAAAAGATGTATATCGACCCCTTTGGTGTCGAGAATATTCACGATGGTATCGGCGATGAAAGCGTGATGCAACAATCGCAAATCTTCTGCCGTCAGACCGCTGCCGATATCGAGCTCGGAGCCGTCTTCCGTAACTTCCTGTACACAGACTGCCAGAACGGCATCATTTTTCCTGGTATTTGCCATTTTCTCCGCGCTGTTTATATCCTGTATCCTGACATGGCA
It contains:
- a CDS encoding DUF2064 domain-containing protein, with translation MANTRKNDAVLAVCVQEVTEDGSELDIGSGLTAEDLRLLHHAFIADTIVNILDTKGVDIHLFYADFPETKKSVNTVLNYLSKKLKGKKAEVLSNGLRITALPQERWGRKMEAAFEKCFNDGYRHVLFIGSRTPTLKENLLRMALKLLKKSDAVFGPTVEGRYYLIGMSNKYHVELASFDWRSPNIYAEVANSFKEKGLSWSEMEIWYAVEHPEDLEYLIRDINQYRLEGDEISAKETELVLERIMSR